One window from the genome of Pelecanus crispus isolate bPelCri1 chromosome 13, bPelCri1.pri, whole genome shotgun sequence encodes:
- the ATP1B4 gene encoding protein ATP1B4, whose protein sequence is MDGNASAGSMEGQHRSPSRKAENKHAEKVQDPDRAEDKTKAEMGNKTWADLAGEMKMFLWNPEERTCLGRTAKSWGLILLFYFIFYTCLAGMFAFCMYVMLLTLSPYTPTYRDRVSPPGVMIRPYLNGFTIAFNVSQPSTWQPYVDSMRHFLAAYDDKVQEEKNIECVSGQYFIQGGNESEEKKACQFKRSLLQNCSGIEDPTFGYSKGQPCILLKMNRIIGYRPGAGVPVSVDCKVQKGNESNLRSVDFYPGNGTFDLMYYPYYGKITHVNYTSPLVAMHFTDVKKNDLVPIQCSLNGKGIINDVNSDRFLGRIIFTLSIGK, encoded by the exons ATGGATGGGAATGCCAGCGCCGGGAGCATGGAGGGCCAGCACAGGAGCCCCAGCCGGAAGGCG GAAAATAAGCACGCGGAGAAGGTCCAGGATCCTGACAGAGCGGAGGACAAGACCAAGGCAGAGATGGGGAACAAAACCTGGGCAGACCTGGCTGGGGAGATGAAGATGTTCCTGTGGAACCCAGAGGAGAGAACGTGCCTGGGGAGAACGGCCAAGAGCTGGG GCTTGATCTTACTGTTTTACTTCATCTTCTACACGTGCCTGGCGGGAATGTTTGCCTTTTGCATGTACGTGATGCTGCTCACGCTGAGCCCCTACACGCCCACGTACCGGGACCGCGTGTCTCCGCCAG gAGTAATGATCAGACCATACTTGAATGGGTTCACTATTGCCTTCAATGTCTCTCAGCCCAGCACGTGGCAACCCTACGTGGACAGCATGCGCCACTTTCTAGCAG CTTATGATGACAAAGTTCAAGAGGAGAAGAACATCGAGTGTGTCTCAGGACAGTACTTCATCCAAGGGGGCAATGAAAGCGAGGAGAAGAAGGCCTGCCAGTTCAAGCGCTCACTGCTGCAGAACTGCTCTGGCATTGAGGACCCAACGTTTGGCTACTCTAAAGGCCAGCCCTGCATCCTGCTGAAGATGAACCGG ATCATAGGCTACCGCCCTGGTGCTGGGGTCCCCGTCAGCGTGGATTGCAAAGTGCAG AAAGGCAATGAGAGCAATCTCAGATCGGTGGACTTCTACCCTGGAAACGGGACATTTGATCTCATGTATTATCCCTACTACGGCAAGATCACTCAC GTCAACTATACATCCCCACTGGTGGCTATGCACTTCACAGATGTGAAGAAGAATGATTTGGTCCCTATTCAGTGCAGTCTGAATGGGAAAGGTATTATCAATGACGTTAACAGCGACCGCTTCCTGGGCCGAATCATCTTCACGCTCAGCATTGGAAAGTAG